A stretch of the Streptococcus oralis genome encodes the following:
- the cysS gene encoding cysteine--tRNA ligase — protein MIKIYDTMSRDLREFVPIEDGKVKMYVCGPTVYNYIHVGNARSTVAFDTIRRYFEYRGYEVAYISNFTDVDDKIINRAKEEGITPQEVADKYIAAFREDVTALGVKPATRHPRVVEFMADIIRFVADLIEKGFAYESQGDVYFRVEKSHNYAKLANKTLEDLELGASGRTDEETARKENPVDFALWKAAKPGEISWDSPWGPGRPGWHIECSVMSTEILGDTIDIHGGGADLEFPHHTNEIAQSEAKTGKTFANYWMHNGFVNIDDVKMSKSLGNFITVHDALKTIDGQVLRFFFATQHYRKPINFTEKAVRDAATNLKYLKNTYEQPFTGQADSAQLQAFLDKFTAAMDEDFNAANGITVVFELAKWINSGNYDASVKEALAAMLEVFGIVFVEEVLDADIEALIQKRQEARANRDFATADQIRDQLAAQGIKLLDTKDGVRWTRD, from the coding sequence ATGATTAAAATTTATGACACCATGTCTCGTGATTTGCGAGAATTTGTACCTATTGAGGACGGCAAGGTTAAGATGTATGTCTGTGGGCCTACGGTCTACAACTATATCCACGTGGGCAATGCCCGTTCGACGGTGGCTTTTGATACCATTCGTCGTTATTTTGAATACCGTGGCTACGAAGTTGCCTATATTTCCAATTTTACGGATGTGGATGATAAGATTATCAACCGTGCCAAGGAAGAAGGCATCACGCCTCAGGAGGTTGCGGACAAGTACATCGCTGCCTTTCGTGAGGATGTGACAGCTTTGGGCGTGAAACCTGCGACTCGCCATCCGCGTGTAGTGGAGTTTATGGCGGACATCATTCGTTTTGTCGCTGACTTGATTGAAAAAGGCTTTGCCTACGAGAGTCAAGGGGATGTCTATTTCCGTGTAGAAAAATCACATAACTATGCTAAGTTGGCCAATAAAACCTTGGAAGATTTGGAGCTGGGTGCTTCAGGTCGTACCGATGAAGAAACGGCTCGCAAGGAAAATCCTGTAGACTTTGCTCTTTGGAAAGCTGCAAAACCAGGCGAGATTTCTTGGGACAGTCCTTGGGGACCTGGTCGTCCGGGTTGGCATATTGAATGTTCAGTCATGTCGACAGAGATTTTGGGAGATACCATTGATATCCACGGTGGTGGAGCTGATTTGGAGTTTCCTCACCATACCAACGAAATTGCCCAGTCAGAAGCAAAAACAGGCAAAACTTTTGCCAACTACTGGATGCACAATGGCTTTGTCAACATTGATGACGTCAAGATGTCCAAGTCTCTAGGTAATTTCATCACCGTTCATGATGCCCTCAAGACCATTGATGGTCAGGTGCTGCGTTTCTTCTTTGCTACCCAGCATTATCGTAAGCCGATTAATTTCACGGAAAAAGCTGTCCGCGATGCAGCGACCAATCTCAAGTATTTGAAGAATACCTATGAGCAACCTTTTACTGGTCAGGCAGATTCGGCTCAGCTTCAGGCCTTTCTAGACAAGTTCACCGCTGCTATGGACGAAGATTTCAATGCGGCCAACGGTATCACGGTTGTCTTCGAGCTGGCCAAGTGGATAAACTCCGGCAACTATGATGCAAGTGTTAAGGAAGCTCTTGCGGCTATGTTGGAAGTCTTTGGGATTGTCTTTGTTGAGGAAGTTTTGGATGCAGACATTGAAGCCTTAATCCAAAAACGTCAAGAAGCGCGTGCCAATCGTGACTTTGCGACAGCGGACCAAATCCGTGACCAATTGGCTGCTCAAGGAATTAAGCTCCTTGACACCAAGGATGGAGTGAGGTGGACTCGTGATTGA
- a CDS encoding nucleoside phosphorylase encodes MLLEEFEDVAAVIEPTEKPVHDKGEVCETIILSFNGEILKRLIESEEVYQGGYLKSINGQHPWYIYRQGPSKLAVMLAPIGAPMIVGQLEELATRGFKNFIILGSCGVLDRSIEADKIILPAAALRDEGTSYHYAPPGDEVAYDESLLVKLEAIFDKHDIEHIRTKTWTTDAFYRETPDKVKRRLVAGAQVVDMEASAIIAWSQFRKTKVYQFFYTADYVDHHNRTWDARHEERTADVMTFFTIALTIAKELER; translated from the coding sequence ATGCTATTAGAGGAATTTGAAGATGTAGCAGCAGTTATTGAGCCAACTGAAAAGCCAGTCCATGACAAGGGTGAGGTATGCGAAACCATCATCCTGTCCTTTAATGGCGAAATTCTGAAACGATTGATTGAGTCAGAAGAAGTCTATCAAGGAGGCTATTTGAAAAGCATCAACGGACAGCATCCATGGTATATTTACCGCCAAGGACCTAGCAAGCTAGCAGTTATGTTGGCTCCAATTGGGGCTCCCATGATAGTCGGCCAGCTGGAGGAGTTGGCGACCAGAGGCTTCAAAAATTTCATCATTCTAGGTTCCTGTGGCGTTTTGGACCGCTCAATTGAGGCTGACAAGATTATCTTGCCTGCAGCTGCTTTGCGAGATGAAGGGACTAGCTATCACTATGCCCCACCGGGTGACGAAGTCGCTTATGACGAGTCTTTGTTAGTTAAGCTAGAAGCCATCTTTGATAAGCACGATATAGAGCATATCCGCACCAAGACCTGGACGACTGATGCTTTTTATCGGGAAACGCCTGATAAGGTCAAGCGTCGCTTGGTTGCTGGTGCTCAAGTAGTAGACATGGAAGCTTCAGCTATCATAGCTTGGAGCCAATTTCGCAAGACCAAGGTCTATCAGTTCTTCTACACAGCTGACTATGTGGATCATCATAACCGAACCTGGGATGCTCGGCATGAAGAGCGGACAGCTGATGTCATGACCTTTTTTACTATCGCTTTGACAATAGCAAAGGAACTAGAAAGGTAA
- the cysE gene encoding serine O-acetyltransferase, with product MGWWRETIDIVKENDPAARNSLEVLLTYPGVKALAAHRLSHFLWKHGFKLLARMHSQFWRFWTQIEIHPGAQIESGVFIDHGSGLVIGETAIVEKGVLLYHGVTLGGTGKDVGKRHPTVRKGALISAHAQVIGPIEIGEKAKVGAGAVVVADVPSDVTVVGIPAKIVRVHGQKDEPTIHEVEEKREYYLDKLEHAREASHHSSSL from the coding sequence ATGGGATGGTGGCGCGAAACCATTGATATTGTAAAAGAAAATGATCCAGCGGCACGCAACAGTTTGGAAGTTTTGCTGACTTATCCAGGTGTAAAGGCCTTAGCGGCTCACCGTCTCTCGCATTTTCTCTGGAAGCACGGCTTCAAACTCCTGGCTCGGATGCACAGTCAGTTTTGGCGCTTTTGGACCCAGATTGAGATTCATCCGGGTGCCCAGATAGAATCAGGTGTTTTTATCGACCATGGTTCAGGTCTGGTGATTGGAGAGACGGCGATTGTTGAAAAAGGCGTTCTTCTCTATCACGGAGTGACTCTTGGTGGAACAGGGAAGGATGTTGGCAAACGCCATCCGACTGTTCGAAAAGGGGCGCTGATTTCGGCCCACGCTCAGGTGATTGGCCCTATTGAAATTGGAGAGAAAGCCAAAGTTGGGGCGGGTGCAGTGGTTGTGGCAGATGTTCCGAGCGATGTGACAGTTGTCGGAATCCCAGCTAAGATCGTCCGAGTTCATGGACAGAAAGATGAGCCGACGATCCACGAAGTTGAAGAAAAACGAGAATACTATCTAGACAAGCTAGAGCATGCCCGTGAAGCCAGTCACCATTCATCAAGTCTGTAG
- a CDS encoding YbgA family protein yields the protein MEQTNQKSQCQQLWARNKYLVLSHSSNIYNEIRQYLKNEEVELSQVQEMIDRACQIPEHRGQVCNAFQHVWGYFKKKATDAERKDYMLLLDRYRFGQASKEDLIAKTLDLLDRYPNSYLQHSTLLKGDSHETLA from the coding sequence ATGGAACAAACTAATCAAAAATCCCAGTGCCAACAACTATGGGCTAGAAACAAATATCTCGTTTTGAGCCATTCCAGTAATATTTACAATGAGATTCGCCAATACTTGAAGAATGAAGAGGTGGAGCTGAGTCAGGTTCAAGAGATGATTGATCGTGCCTGTCAAATCCCAGAACACAGGGGTCAGGTTTGCAATGCCTTTCAGCATGTTTGGGGCTATTTCAAAAAGAAAGCGACAGATGCTGAGCGCAAAGACTATATGCTCTTACTGGATCGCTACCGCTTTGGTCAGGCTTCCAAGGAAGACTTGATCGCTAAAACTCTAGACTTGCTTGATCGCTATCCAAATAGTTACTTGCAACATTCGACTTTACTGAAAGGAGACTCCCATGAGACTTTGGCATGA
- a CDS encoding dihydrofolate reductase family protein has product MAVYFYGCITMDGYLADSQHRIDWLYQLGSVEDTGYDDFYRQMDITIMGKRTFEEIQDLQDVESFYQATENYVFTHDRHLPVSNYQPVAGDVVDFVQQIDKGKNVFVIGGNSLVGPLLDADLFDHLIIQIAPLILGKGVPLFTQEEGQRFYQLDSLRQFGPFAELVFSRKSQK; this is encoded by the coding sequence ATGGCAGTATATTTTTACGGCTGTATTACCATGGATGGCTACTTGGCAGACAGCCAGCACAGGATAGACTGGCTGTATCAGCTTGGTTCTGTAGAGGATACAGGCTATGATGACTTTTACAGACAAATGGATATTACCATCATGGGCAAGCGGACCTTTGAGGAAATCCAAGATTTGCAAGATGTAGAAAGTTTTTATCAAGCTACGGAAAACTATGTCTTTACGCATGATAGGCACCTGCCTGTCAGCAATTACCAGCCAGTAGCTGGGGATGTGGTGGACTTTGTTCAGCAGATTGACAAAGGCAAAAATGTCTTTGTGATTGGTGGTAATTCCTTGGTAGGACCGCTCTTGGATGCGGATCTTTTCGACCACCTCATTATTCAGATAGCGCCCCTTATCCTAGGAAAGGGGGTTCCCCTCTTTACCCAAGAGGAAGGGCAGCGCTTTTACCAACTGGATAGCCTCAGACAATTTGGCCCTTTTGCAGAGCTGGTTTTCAGCCGAAAAAGTCAGAAATAG
- a CDS encoding TIGR02328 family protein produces MRLWHEDLISQLPRPQLLGQHRECCALRGNGWGRKHATVDYVFTHSPYQLYAYHRLIMEEMAIRGYNVSPEWLDKNYRGKTCPPYQDLLEEKLGKPIYSEHDAEYYEECLANLREKGINL; encoded by the coding sequence ATGAGACTTTGGCATGAGGATTTGATTTCACAACTTCCCCGTCCGCAACTTTTGGGGCAGCATCGAGAGTGTTGCGCATTGCGTGGCAATGGCTGGGGGAGAAAGCATGCGACGGTGGACTATGTCTTTACTCACTCGCCCTATCAACTCTATGCTTATCATCGCTTGATCATGGAGGAGATGGCAATCCGTGGCTACAATGTCAGTCCAGAGTGGCTGGACAAGAACTACCGTGGTAAGACCTGTCCTCCGTATCAAGACTTACTCGAGGAGAAGCTAGGCAAGCCCATCTATAGTGAACATGATGCAGAATACTATGAGGAGTGTCTGGCTAATCTCCGTGAGAAGGGGATCAACCTATAG
- the pnp gene encoding polyribonucleotide nucleotidyltransferase — MTKQVFQTTFAGRELIVETGQVAKQANGSVVVRYGESTVLTAAVMSKKMATGDFFPLQVNYEEKMYAAGKFPGGFMKREGRPSTDATLTARLIDRPIRPMFAEGFRNEVQVINTVLSYDENASAPMAAMFGSSLALSISDIPFDGPIAGVQVGYVDGQIIINPTQEQAEQSLLELTVAGTKHAINMVESGAKELSEEIMLEALLKGHEAVKELIAFQEEIVAAVGKEKAEVELLHVDAELQAEIIAAYNSDLQKAVQVEEKLAREAATQAVKDQVTAVYEEKYADHEEFDRIMRDVAEILEQMEHAEVRRLITEDKVRPDGRKVDEIRPLDAVVDFLPRVHGSGLFTRGQTQALSVLTLAPMGETQIIDGLDPEYKKRFMHHYNFPQYSVGETGRYGAPGRREIGHGALGERALAQVLPSLEEFPYAIRLVAEVLESNGSSSQASICAGTLALMAGGVPIKAPVAGIAMGLISDGNNYTVLTDIQGLEDHFGDMDFKVAGTRDGITALQMDIKIQGITAEILTEALAQAKKARFEILDVIEATIPEVRPELAPTAPKIDTIKIDVDKIKIVIGKGGETIDKIIAETGVKIDIDEEGNVSIYSSDQDAINRTKEIIAGLVREAKVDEVYHAKVVRIEKFGAFVNLFDKTDALVHISEMAWTRTNRVEDLVAIGDEVDVKVIKIDEKGRIDASMKALLPRPPKPEHEEKGEKSERPHRPRYHKDHKPKKEVTETPKDSE; from the coding sequence ATGACAAAACAAGTGTTTCAAACGACTTTTGCGGGTCGTGAGTTAATCGTAGAGACTGGTCAGGTTGCTAAGCAAGCAAATGGCTCGGTTGTTGTGCGTTACGGTGAGTCAACTGTCTTGACTGCGGCCGTTATGTCTAAGAAGATGGCAACTGGGGATTTCTTCCCTCTTCAAGTCAACTACGAAGAAAAAATGTATGCGGCTGGGAAGTTTCCTGGTGGCTTTATGAAACGTGAAGGACGTCCTTCAACAGATGCGACTTTGACAGCGCGTTTGATTGACCGTCCAATCCGTCCTATGTTTGCGGAGGGGTTCCGTAATGAAGTCCAAGTCATCAACACAGTTCTTTCTTACGATGAAAATGCATCTGCACCAATGGCAGCTATGTTTGGTTCATCCTTGGCACTTTCTATTTCAGACATCCCGTTTGACGGACCAATCGCTGGGGTACAAGTGGGTTATGTAGATGGTCAAATCATTATCAACCCTACTCAAGAACAGGCAGAGCAATCGCTTCTTGAATTGACAGTAGCTGGGACCAAACACGCTATCAACATGGTTGAGTCTGGTGCCAAAGAATTGTCAGAAGAAATCATGTTGGAAGCCCTTCTCAAAGGGCATGAAGCAGTCAAAGAATTGATTGCCTTCCAAGAAGAAATCGTTGCTGCGGTCGGTAAGGAAAAAGCAGAAGTGGAATTGCTTCATGTAGACGCTGAATTACAGGCTGAAATCATCGCAGCCTACAACAGTGACCTTCAAAAAGCGGTTCAAGTAGAAGAAAAATTAGCTCGTGAAGCTGCGACTCAAGCAGTTAAAGACCAAGTGACTGCGGTGTATGAAGAAAAATATGCAGACCACGAAGAATTTGACCGTATTATGCGTGATGTGGCTGAAATCTTGGAACAAATGGAACACGCTGAAGTGCGCCGTTTGATTACAGAAGACAAGGTGCGTCCTGACGGTCGTAAGGTTGATGAAATCCGTCCTTTGGATGCGGTTGTTGACTTTCTTCCTCGTGTGCACGGTTCAGGTCTCTTTACTCGTGGCCAAACTCAAGCCCTTTCAGTCTTGACCTTGGCTCCGATGGGAGAAACTCAAATCATCGATGGTTTGGATCCAGAGTACAAGAAACGCTTTATGCACCACTATAACTTCCCTCAATACTCTGTAGGGGAAACAGGTCGTTACGGTGCGCCTGGTCGTCGTGAAATTGGTCATGGGGCTCTCGGTGAACGTGCTCTTGCTCAAGTCTTGCCAAGCTTGGAAGAATTCCCATACGCTATCCGCTTGGTAGCTGAGGTCTTGGAATCAAATGGTTCTTCTTCTCAAGCTTCTATCTGTGCGGGAACGCTTGCCCTTATGGCTGGTGGTGTGCCAATCAAGGCGCCAGTAGCTGGTATTGCCATGGGTCTCATCTCAGATGGTAATAACTACACAGTATTGACCGATATCCAAGGATTGGAAGACCACTTTGGAGATATGGACTTCAAGGTTGCTGGTACTCGTGACGGGATTACAGCTCTTCAAATGGATATCAAGATTCAAGGAATTACTGCAGAAATCTTGACTGAGGCCCTTGCTCAAGCCAAGAAAGCTCGTTTTGAAATCCTTGATGTGATTGAAGCAACCATTCCAGAAGTTCGTCCAGAATTGGCTCCAACTGCACCGAAAATTGATACCATCAAGATTGATGTGGACAAGATTAAGATTGTCATCGGTAAGGGTGGGGAAACTATTGACAAGATTATCGCTGAAACAGGCGTTAAGATTGATATCGATGAAGAAGGTAATGTATCTATCTATTCTAGTGACCAAGATGCCATTAACCGTACCAAAGAAATCATCGCTGGTTTGGTTCGTGAAGCCAAAGTGGATGAAGTTTACCATGCTAAGGTTGTTCGTATCGAGAAATTTGGTGCCTTTGTCAACCTCTTTGATAAGACAGATGCACTTGTGCACATTTCTGAAATGGCTTGGACTCGTACCAACCGTGTTGAGGACTTGGTAGCTATCGGTGATGAAGTCGATGTTAAGGTTATCAAGATTGATGAAAAAGGTCGTATCGATGCCTCTATGAAGGCTCTTCTTCCTCGTCCGCCAAAACCTGAGCATGAAGAAAAAGGTGAAAAGTCTGAGCGACCTCACCGTCCACGTTATCATAAGGACCACAAACCTAAGAAAGAAGTTACAGAAACACCAAAAGATTCAGAATAA
- a CDS encoding YdeI/OmpD-associated family protein has product MSDLSDAILNQAVLELQEHLDGLAKERFIKLPPSHQREWAHYISEAKKDETKLRRLNKMKADLLEP; this is encoded by the coding sequence ATGTCAGATTTATCAGATGCAATTTTGAACCAGGCAGTTCTTGAGTTGCAAGAACACTTGGATGGTCTTGCTAAGGAGCGCTTTATAAAATTGCCACCTAGCCACCAGCGTGAATGGGCTCATTATATCAGTGAAGCCAAAAAAGATGAGACCAAACTGCGCCGTCTAAATAAAATGAAGGCGGATTTGCTGGAGCCTTAA
- the metE gene encoding 5-methyltetrahydropteroyltriglutamate--homocysteine S-methyltransferase, with protein MSTTIIGFPRLGEFRELKFTTEKYFRKEISEEELLAAAKELRAKHWNIVKEKGITEIPSNDFSHYDNFLDAAFLFNVVPASVQNLDLSDLERYFALGRGYQGEKGDVRALPMKKWFNTNYHYIVPKFEKDTQVKLAGHKIFDEFQEAKELGLNTRPVLVGPFTFLQLSDFEEGVKAEDFVDSLVAAYQEVFAKLAELGATRIQLDEAALVKDLTAEEKALFLNLYNKLLADKKGLEVLLQTYFGDVRDVYSDLVNLPVDAIGLDFVEGKKTLELVKGGFPADKTLYAGIVNGKNIWRNNYEKSLAVLEQIPAENIVLTSSCSLLHVPFTTANEEFEPAILNHFAFAVEKLDEIRDLDAIRNGQGAEALAANKELFATERVGENAELRARIAGLTDADYTRLPAFAEREAIQEEAFKLPALPTTTIGSFPQTKEVRAKRLAFRKGELSQEEYDAFLAETIDEWIKWQEEVGFDVLVHGEFERNDMVEYFGQNLSGYLFSKNGWVQSYGMRGVKPPIIWGDVTRLNPITVKWSSYAQSRTDKPVKGMLTGPVTILNWSFPREDISIKDSTLQIALAIKDEVLDLEAAGVKIIQIDEAALREKLPLRRSDWYEDYLDWAIPAFRLVHSTVAPDTQIHTHMCYSEFTDIIPAIDNMDADVISFEASRSNLEILDELKAKNFQTEVGPGVYDIHSPRVPNEGEIDHTIDAILAKVPSKKVWINPDCGLKTRGIPETKESLIRLVEAAKAAREKL; from the coding sequence ATGTCAACTACGATCATCGGTTTCCCTCGTTTGGGCGAATTCCGCGAATTAAAATTTACAACTGAAAAATACTTTAGAAAAGAAATCTCAGAAGAAGAACTCTTGGCTGCGGCTAAAGAATTGCGTGCAAAACACTGGAACATTGTCAAAGAAAAAGGCATCACTGAAATCCCATCAAATGACTTTTCTCACTATGACAACTTCCTAGATGCAGCTTTCCTTTTCAACGTGGTACCTGCTTCAGTTCAAAACTTGGACTTGTCTGACCTTGAGCGTTACTTTGCTTTGGGTCGTGGTTACCAGGGAGAAAAAGGTGATGTTCGTGCCCTTCCGATGAAGAAATGGTTTAACACCAACTACCACTACATCGTGCCTAAATTTGAAAAAGACACTCAAGTTAAACTTGCAGGTCACAAGATTTTCGATGAGTTCCAAGAAGCTAAAGAACTTGGTCTCAACACTCGTCCTGTTCTTGTAGGTCCATTCACTTTCCTTCAATTGTCAGACTTTGAAGAAGGCGTGAAAGCTGAAGACTTCGTAGATAGCTTAGTAGCTGCATACCAAGAAGTTTTTGCTAAATTAGCTGAACTTGGTGCAACTCGCATCCAACTCGACGAAGCTGCTCTTGTAAAAGATTTGACAGCTGAAGAAAAAGCTCTCTTCTTGAACCTCTACAACAAACTTTTGGCTGATAAAAAAGGTCTTGAAGTCTTGCTTCAAACTTACTTCGGTGACGTTCGTGACGTCTACTCTGATCTTGTGAACTTGCCAGTTGATGCCATCGGTTTGGACTTCGTTGAAGGTAAGAAAACTCTTGAACTCGTTAAAGGTGGTTTTCCAGCTGACAAGACTCTCTATGCAGGTATTGTCAATGGTAAAAACATCTGGCGTAACAACTATGAAAAGAGCTTGGCTGTTCTTGAGCAAATCCCAGCTGAAAACATCGTTTTGACTAGCTCATGCTCACTTCTTCATGTGCCATTTACAACAGCTAACGAAGAATTTGAACCAGCTATCTTGAACCACTTTGCCTTTGCAGTTGAAAAATTGGATGAGATTCGTGACTTGGATGCTATCCGCAATGGTCAAGGTGCAGAAGCACTTGCAGCTAACAAAGAACTCTTTGCGACTGAACGTGTGGGTGAAAACGCAGAACTTCGTGCGCGCATCGCTGGATTGACAGACGCAGACTACACTCGTTTGCCAGCCTTTGCAGAACGTGAAGCCATCCAAGAAGAAGCCTTTAAACTTCCAGCCCTTCCAACAACAACCATCGGTTCATTCCCTCAAACTAAGGAAGTCCGTGCCAAACGTTTGGCCTTCCGTAAGGGTGAATTGTCACAAGAAGAATATGATGCCTTTCTTGCTGAAACCATCGACGAATGGATCAAATGGCAAGAAGAAGTTGGATTTGACGTGCTTGTTCACGGTGAATTCGAGCGTAACGACATGGTTGAGTATTTCGGTCAAAACTTGTCAGGTTACCTCTTCTCTAAGAATGGTTGGGTACAATCATACGGTATGCGTGGGGTGAAACCACCAATCATCTGGGGTGATGTGACTCGTCTTAACCCTATCACTGTCAAATGGTCTAGCTACGCACAAAGCCGTACTGACAAACCTGTTAAAGGTATGTTGACAGGACCTGTTACCATCCTTAACTGGTCATTCCCACGTGAAGACATCTCTATCAAGGATTCTACTCTCCAAATCGCTCTTGCTATCAAGGATGAAGTTCTTGACCTTGAAGCTGCAGGTGTGAAAATCATCCAAATCGACGAGGCTGCTCTTCGTGAGAAATTGCCACTCCGTCGTAGCGACTGGTACGAAGACTACCTTGACTGGGCTATTCCAGCCTTCCGCTTGGTACACTCAACAGTAGCGCCAGACACTCAAATCCACACTCACATGTGTTACTCAGAATTTACAGATATCATCCCAGCTATTGACAACATGGATGCGGACGTTATTTCCTTTGAAGCAAGCCGTTCAAACCTTGAAATCTTAGACGAACTCAAAGCGAAAAACTTCCAAACAGAAGTGGGACCTGGGGTTTACGATATCCACTCACCTCGTGTGCCAAATGAAGGCGAAATTGACCACACAATCGATGCTATTCTTGCCAAAGTTCCAAGCAAGAAAGTTTGGATCAACCCTGACTGTGGTTTGAAAACACGTGGTATTCCAGAAACAAAAGAAAGCTTGATCCGCCTTGTCGAAGCAGCAAAAGCTGCGCGTGAGAAATTATAA
- the metF gene encoding methylenetetrahydrofolate reductase [NAD(P)H], giving the protein MSRQTPSLSFEVFPPNPAVGNDKIISALQDMRELTPHFISVTASNNKFNIKETTVRLADFIQNDLAIPTIAHLPAIYLTKEKVAETITDLDKVGVQKILALRGDIIPDVEPQKDFRYATDLIEFIKEQAPHFDIIGACYPEGHPDSPNQISDIQNLKKKVDAGCSSLVTQLFFDNERFYDFQDKCTLAGIDVPIHAGIMPILNRNQALRLLKTCENIHLPRKFKAILDKYEHDPESLRAAGLAYAVDQIVDLVTQDVAGVHLYTMNNAETAKYIHQATHALFNHQSLG; this is encoded by the coding sequence ATGTCACGCCAAACTCCGTCACTTTCATTTGAAGTGTTCCCTCCAAACCCAGCTGTAGGTAATGATAAAATTATTTCAGCCTTGCAGGATATGCGGGAGCTGACACCGCACTTTATCAGTGTGACTGCCAGCAATAATAAATTTAATATCAAGGAAACAACGGTTCGTTTGGCTGACTTTATCCAGAATGACTTGGCGATTCCAACCATTGCCCACTTGCCAGCTATCTATCTGACCAAGGAAAAGGTTGCTGAAACCATTACAGACTTGGATAAGGTTGGGGTACAGAAAATCTTGGCCTTGCGTGGGGATATTATCCCTGATGTGGAACCGCAAAAGGATTTCCGCTACGCAACAGATTTGATCGAGTTCATCAAGGAACAAGCTCCTCACTTTGATATTATTGGCGCTTGCTACCCAGAGGGGCATCCTGACTCGCCAAACCAAATCTCAGATATTCAAAATCTCAAGAAGAAAGTGGATGCAGGCTGTTCCAGCCTCGTAACGCAACTTTTCTTTGACAATGAGCGTTTCTACGATTTCCAAGACAAGTGTACCTTGGCAGGGATTGATGTTCCTATTCATGCGGGGATCATGCCCATTCTTAACCGTAATCAAGCGCTTCGTCTCTTGAAGACTTGTGAGAATATCCATCTTCCACGTAAATTTAAGGCCATCTTAGACAAGTATGAGCATGACCCTGAGTCGCTCAGAGCAGCAGGACTTGCCTATGCCGTGGATCAGATCGTGGACTTGGTAACTCAGGATGTCGCAGGTGTGCATCTCTACACTATGAACAATGCTGAAACAGCAAAATACATCCACCAAGCAACCCATGCCTTGTTTAACCATCAGTCTTTAGGATAA